Part of the Spiroplasma turonicum genome, ACTATTAAGTATTTAAAAGGCATAAGATTAATTGATTGAGTCTACTCTTTTTTTAATATAATAATCTATTTATATATTTAAAATTTAAACCAATGCGTTTGCATTAACTTTATTAATCCAGTCTAAAAATTCTTGGAGAATATATTTTTAAATATATTTACTTTTAAATTATTGAATTTATCTAGTCTATTAAAACTGAAATAGTGTTAATTATTTTTTTATTTATAAAATGAAGGAATATGTTTTCTTATCAATATCTCAATATTAAGCATGTTATCTAAATAAAAACATATTACGAGAAAAATAAGATTCTAATTTTACATAAACTTTATCTTCCTAAAGTTGTATGGTAATTTATTATCTATAATTTTATACTTATCTACTTGGCTACCTTTTTATTTAATTATTTTATATAAATACTTTTTAGGCTCTTATTAAATCATAAAAAAAATATTTATTTTAATAGAGTGTATTAAAATAAATATTTGATAGCTACATAAAAGTAGGATTTTATAGTTTAATAGATAGTTTTTTTTAAAATAAGTTATCTGATGAAAATTTTATGTTATCTGGTAGGTACGGATTTAATCTTGAGCTGTCGTGTTTAATAGAATTTGCTTTACAAAAATCTTTCAATTTTTTTATTTTTAATTTTAGTTCATCTTTTAAAGTATCTGTACTTTGCTCGTTTTCAATTCTATATTTTAAGTTTCTTATTTCTTGCTCCAATTTAAATAATTCCAATACTTTATTGTGATGTTTTTGTTTATCAAATTTTTTATACTTACTTTCAGGGATTAATGTTTTGTTTGGATAATAATTTATATCAATATGTTTACAACCTATATGATGATATCCTTTTGATATTGCCTCAGACATAGTAATGTAATCAGTATCAAACTTTTCTAAAGAAATAACTTTTCCTTCAAATGGAATACATAAATCACATGAGCTTTTTTCTTCTTTAACATATACTAAAACTTTGTTCCTTAATGCTTGTTTGTTGCCAAAGCCATTAAAGATCCCCATAATTGGTTTTTGTTCATTAGTTACTTCAATGTTTTCATTTTTATCAGTATTACTTTCATTCAGCTCTTTTGGTTCATTTACTTTTTTACTTTTTTTTGATTTAGCATCTCTAATTTTTTTTCAAGGTATAATAAAATATAAAACTATTGCAATTAACAACAAAATTAAAATAACTCAATATGGTAAATTCATTAATTGTTATTATTATTTAGATTTAAATAATAATCCTTTACTTCATATAAATTAATATTTTGTTGTTTATTACAATTCACACAGATACCAACAGAACTAGATTGAGTTTCAAAACTAATTGGATTATCAAATAAAAACTTTTTATAATCCCAACAAATTTTGCAGAATGTAAAAATATAATCTATATCTTCATCAAATGTGAATGCCATATTATACCTCCAAAAAAAATTAAAATGAGAACCATTTTAATTTTACTATATTTTATTTTTTTACTAGACTTAATTGATTTTTAAGTGCATTAGCAACATGTTCCACATCAGGACCTATTACTATTTGTAGACCCTCAGAACCTAATCTTTTTAGACCAAATGCTCCGGAAGATTTAATTTTTGCATCATCAATTTTTGAGTTATCTTTAAGTATTAATCTTAATCTTGTTGCACAATTGTCGATTGAAACAAAATTATCTGATCCTATAGCATCTAAAATAATACTTGCTTTTTGAGCATATTTATCTCCAGAAACTTTAGATTTTGTATTATCTTGTTTTGTTGAATTATTAATTGCATTTTCATCTAATAATTCGCGTCCTGGGGTTTGTAACTTCATAAACTTAATTACAAATAAGAATACAAAGAAATAAACCGCTCCAGCTGCCGCTGATAAAACTAATATTCATAATGGGTTTGATAATCATAAATTATCATGATATTTAGCTAAACCTCATGATTGAGCAAATGATATTGCATAATCAATAAATCCAGCACTAAATCCAAATCCTACTTGAATACTCATTGCAGTTGTTATTCCGACAAAAATACCTGTAAGAATTGCATGTATACCTAATAAAACAGGTGCAATAAACACAAATGAGAATTCTATTGGTTCAGTTATTCCTGACAAGAATGATACTCCCGCAACACCACCAAGGAATCCAGCTACTTCTTTACGTTTTTCTTTACGCGCTGCCATTATCATTGCTATAGCAGCCAATGGAAGACCTCCCATCATTATAGGGAAGAATCCAGATTGGAATAATCCAGATGTTGATAATCCTTTTGCAAATGCATTTATATCACCATTAACAATTGCTCCAGTTGCAGTAACGTTTCCTGTTGAAGGGCTTACTATATCACCTGTAAGAGGCATTTGGAATCAAAAGAATGTATTTAATATTTGGTGTAATCCAAATGGTAATAACAATCTATTTAAAATACCATAAACCATAGTACCTGGTATTGCAACAGCAGGGTTTGTAGGGTTTGCAACAGCATTACCAAACTTCATTAAAACAAATTGTATTCAAGGTCAAACAATAGCAAATAGTAGACCAACTGGAATTGAAGCTGCAATTGCAACCATAGGTACAAACCTTCTACCTCCAAAGAATGACAAGGCAGTTGGTAATTTAATATCTTTTAATCTGTTATAAAAATAAGCAGATAGACAACCAGCTACTATTCCTCCTAAAACTCCTATATTTAAAACATATTGAGCGCCAACTATTGTGTCCTTAGTGCTTTCATCTGCACCATAAGTAGGAACATAGAATAAACTTGAAAATCAAGTTGTTGTTTCTGCTCCAGTTGCATCTTTTGATGTAACACCAAATCTGTTCACGCCACTATAAATCATTTCTGGTAAAGTACCTTCTGCTGTCAATGCAGCTATTGCTAAATAAAATATTACAGCAACTAAGGCAACTTCTCCACGATGATCTTTTGCTAATCCGAATGCACAACCTATAGCGAATAATAATGGTAAATTATCAAACGGTATAGAACCGGGTTTTTGAATTATAAGTGAAATTCATCAACCTCAGCTGTGTTCATCTGCTAACTCCATACCAAGAGCACCAAAACGATTAAGAATTGCTGCAAATGGTAAAACAGCTATTGGAAATTGTAATGTCTTACCTAGTTCTTGAAGAAGTGTAAGAAATTTACTCCATGCATTTGGACCACTAGAGTTAGTTTTATTTACTTTAACTTTTTTTTCGCTTTTTGCGATACTAACTTTTGCTTCAGCCATATATATACCTTTCTACGAACAAAAAAGTTCCAAAATAATTATACCTTAAAACTTTAAAATTTTTTAAGTATTAAAATTATTTTGGAACTTATTCCTTATATAAGTTTTTCAATTGCAATTGGAACTAACACTAAAAACATAATATAGCCAGTTAAAGCTAAAATAATAATCCCATAATATTGTCAAAATCTAAATATCTTATAATTACCCGGAGTTATATCAAAAGATTTTTTTTGTAGCTTTTTAATTTTATAAAATTTAATAAAAAACAAAGTTGCTAATATTCCTACAATTAATCCTGCAATTCCAGCTGATAATAAAATATACGAAGTTGATTTAGATAATTCTGCTAATATCATTTTTACTCCTTGAATTTACAATTAGATTATATTATTTAATTTGTGATAATTCATATAATTTTTTAAATCTGCCATTTTTAGATTTTAACTCATTAAATGTACCAACTTCTGAAATTCCTTCTTCATCAAGAACTAATATTTGATCAAACTCTTTGATAGTACTTAATCTATGAGCTATCGCAATAGTTGTTCTACCAACCATTAAATTATCAAGTTCTTTTTTAATTTCTTTTTCTACAATATTATCAAGTGCACTTGTAGCTTCATCAAGAATTAAGATTTCTGGATTTTTTAGTATCATTCTTGCTATAACTAATCTTTGTTTTTGGCCCCCACTAAAGATAAAACCACGTTCACCAAGAATTGTATTATATCCATCTGGCAATGTTAATACAAATGAGTGTAGTTTTGCTTTTTTAGAAGCTTCTATTGCTTCTAATTTTGTTTTTGTAAAGTTTGCATATAATAAATTATCCATAATTGTTCCATAAAGGATCTGAGGGTCTTGTTCCACATAACCAACCCTAGATAAATAATCTGCTTTTTTAAGATCTTTAATATTTATTCCATCAATTAAAATTTCTCCTGAAGGTACATCATAATATCTTAATAATAATCTTGCAATAGTAGACTTACCAACTCCACTTTGACCAACTAAAGCATACCTTTTTCCTTTTTCAAACACAAAATCAAAATTTGGTAAAATAATTTTTTTTGAATCATCTGGATATCAAAATTTAACATTTTTAAATTCGATTTTATTAACTTTTTCAATTACTTCTCCATCAACCTTAAATTCTATTAAGCTTTTTGCATTATATATATAATTTAATCTCATTACGCAATTTGATAATCTTGTTAATCCACGCATTGCAGTGGGTAAAATTAGCAAACCATAAAGCATATTATAACAAGCTGTTGAAAATGACACTATTAATATAGATAATTTAGAAGATTCCATATCATTATGAATTCATACAACTAGTAATATTGAGATTATAGGCATGAATCATGAAAACAATCCAACAAAAACATTTAATATTGTTTGATAAACTACTGAGGTTTTTGCTTTAACTCAGTATTTTTTATGAAGCTCTTTTGCTCTATCTACTTCATAATTTTCTGTTCCGCTTGATTTAATTACTCTTATACTTATTAATCTATCAGTTATATCTGCATCGATTTTTTGTCTTAAATCAAATGCAATAATAATTGAACGTCTATAGTATATGAATAATATTCATATAACAACTATCATAACTATAAAATAAACGAGAATAATAGAAGCAACTGTCACATCAATTGTAAATAACAGTGTTGTCATTGTTATTAAACTTGTAATAGAATAAATTAAGTTGATTAAAAACTCATTAAATGCATCAGCTGCATTACTACTGTCATTAATTACTCTTGACATAGTTAAACCAATCTGATTTTTAGAATAATAATTCATATCAAATTCTACTAGATGTTTTAATGCTTTTAATCTTAAATAAATTTCCATTTTTCTTGCAAATAAACTTGCAAAAATGTTGGTTAAGAATTCTAAAACTATATAAAATAAATATCAACAACCACCAATTATTGATCAATCTATATAATTAAAATCTCAAAATAAAAATCTTATTGGCTGATTGGTTTGTAATGTTGTTATTAATTTATTAACAATTATTGCAATTGATGTAAATACTATAGAATCAACTATTATGAAAAATAATGCACAAAAAAATATCAAAGGGTAGGCTTTTATACCTTCACCCATTAATCTAACAGAAGCTAAAAACTTTTTTTTACTAAATGCTTTATCACTTACAAATTTTTTTCTCATAAACCACCAAAATATAAAAAGACCATTTAAGGTCTTAATTTAATTATAAATATACTATAAAATTTGATTTAAAACAACACTATTTTTTCACAATTGTTTTTTCTCTTTTTTTAATTGATTCAATTTTGTTTACATTAATTCTACTTATAAGAAGTGTTTTTTCAAGTCTTTCCAAACGCATTTTCATAAATAACATACTTGTGTATTTTTTATTTATTGAATGTAAAATTCCTGCCATTAAGAAACTTCCACCAACTCAGTTTCCTAAAAGAGTTGGTAAAGTACTTAATAAAACAAATAATAAAATATGGAAAAATTCTGGTTTTAATACACTATTATCTGCTCATTTTTGTTTAAAAATACACTCTAATAACATCATTCATAAAAAGAATGAGTTTGCAGGTCCATGTTGGAAACCACCAATTGCAAAGTAAAGTATCGGAAATATTAATAACAAAATTGCAGAGGTAGGACTTTTTGTTGCACTAGTCAATGGTAAAGTTGCAGATACTGCTAAATTACATAATATTCCTGAGAAAAAACTATAAACTATTGTCACTAAACAGGTAGTTATCATAATATCACCCATTATGTTATCACCAACACCATATAGTTTATGAATACCAGTTGTATATATTTTTTCTGCTACACTCCCAGTTTCAGTATTATGAAATGCTCCAGCTGCAACATATAATAAAGAGAATAGAAAAGTACCTAAAAAATTTCCTAATAATACTGACACTATAGCCTTTATATATTCATTAAATGATAGGCAACCTTTCATCATTGGAATGGTCGCTAATGAGTGACTTGTGAAAAGTGCTCCACCTAAGAATGTAATCAATATAATACACCCAGGGAAAATTGCACCAAGTACTAATGCTTCTAAATTTGGGGGTAAACCTTTCATAGTTGTTAAACATGCAACATATCCAAAACCTATGATAACACCACTCATTAAACCAAGTAGTATTTGTTTTATCATTGTATATTGTATTTTTTTAATAGATGCTTTGAAACCACCAAGTGTTCCACAAAGCATAAATGAATGATCACCTTCAAGTATTGAGTAATCATGTTTTTTTAATTCATCAATTTCTAATTCAATTTTTTCTAACTTGTTTGACATATAATTCCTATTTCTAATACCAATTACTTAACTTGTAATTCTTTAATATTTTCATTTCTTACAAACAGAATTTTTGTGCCTTCTTTAACTCCCCATGATTTTGCAATATCAATAATTGCTTTTTCATCACTAATAAAGGCATTTAAATCATTTACTTTATTCATAAAGATTGAGTGTCATGCACCAAATGCATTTCATATTTTTTCATTGTCACATACTCCAAGTATTGTAACATTTGGTCTGAATTTTGAAATTGTTTTAAGTAGTTCACCAGTTCTTGAAGCAACAACTGCAAAATCATATTTACCTGAAATAGTTGTATTTGCTAATTGATTTGCTATGTCTGCTCTTTTACCACTAGTTGTTTTTTGTGCATTTTCTAATTGTTTTTCATAATATAATTTTGAATAAAATTCCATTTCGGCTCTTTTGTTAATAGTTGCCATAGTTTCAACAGTTATAAATGGAAAGTCTCCGTTTGCAGATTCACCACTTAACATAGTTGCATCTGCTCCAAGTTCAGTTGCATAATAAACGTCTGTTACTTCTGCTCTTGTTGGTTGAGGGTTGTCTGTCATTGATTCTAACATTTGAGTTGCAACAATAACTATTTTACCTTTTTCACGACATTTTCTAATAATTTGTTTTTCTCAGTATGGAACTTCATAATATGGAATTTCTAGACCTAAATCACCTCTAGCTACCATTATTCCATCAGAAGCTTCAATTATTGAATCAATATTATCACAACCAACTTGTGATTCTATTTTAGAAATTATTTGAACATTTAAAGCATCGTTTGCTTTTAATATTTCTCTAATTTCATTAACATTGTCTGCTGAGTTTACGAAACTAGCAGCAATATAATCTATTCCTTGTTCAATTCCAAATTTGATATCGTTATAATCTTTTTCTGCTAAGAATGGTAAAGTAAATTCAATCCCAGGTAAATTTACTCTTTTATTTGTTTTAACAACGTGTGTATTAAATGCTTTACAAATTACTTTGTATTTTTCAACCTTTTCAACAAACATTGTTAATTTACCATCATCAACTAAAACTGAGTCTCCTGGTTTTAAGTCTTGACTCATATCATAAGACATTTGAAGTTCTTCATTTGAACATTCTCTAGTAGAGAAATCTTTTGGATCAGTATAAACAGTTACAACTGTACCAGCTTTAATTAATTGCTTACCATCTTTCATTTTACCTATTCTAATTTCAGGTCCTTTAGTATCTAAAAGAATTGAGATTGGTTTATTCATTTCTTTTCTTAATTCTTTTACTCACTCTATTCTTTCACCATGTTCTTGAAAATCAGCATGTGAAAAGTTCAAACGGATTGTGTTCATACCTCTGTCAAATAATTCTTTAATTGCATCTTTTGAGTGAACACTTGGTCCTAAAGTTGTAATAATTTTCGTTCTTTTGATTTTATCATCAAGTTTTTTCATTCTATCCTCCTATATATTTACAAAAAAAAAGTGCAATTTCTATAAAGAAAAAGCCTTTTTTTTATTTATACTAAAAACACCTTAATTATTAATACATATTAAAAGTTGTTTTGCACTTATATTATAACTAATATTTAAAATAATTTTCAAAATTTTTTTATAATTTACATACTTTTATTTCTTCAGATCTAACAACTAAAAACTCTTCGCCTTTTTTAACTCCTCAGAATCTTGCAATTTCATTAATTTCTTCTTGATTAGTTCAACATTTATCAATATCATCAACTTTATTCATAAATATTGAGTGTCATGCACCAAATGCATTTCATAAGTTTTCTTCTTGACAAACTCCAAGTATTGTAACATTTGGTCTAAATTTTGATATTGTTTTTAACAATTCACCAGTTCTTGACAATATTACTGCGAATTCATATTTACCATTTCTTGTTATATTTGCAAGTTCGTCTGCTATTTCTGCTCTTTTACCACTTGATGTTGATCTTGCAATTTCAAGTGCTCTATCATAATATATTTTTCCATAATAACTTAACTCTGCTCTTTTATTAATTGTAGCCATAGTTTGAGTTGTTATAAATGGATAAATACCTGTTGCAGATTCACCACTTAACATAGTTGCGTCTGCTCCAAGTTCAGTTGCATAATAAACGTCAGTTACTTCTGCTCTTGTTGGTTGAGGGTTGTCTGTCATTGATTCTAACATTTGAGTTGCAACAATTGCAATTTTTCCAGCTTTTCTACATTTTCTAATAATTTGTTTTTCTCAATATGGAACTTCATAATATGGGATTTCAAGACCTAAGTCACCTCTAGCAATCATAATACCGTCAGATGCTTCAACAATTGAATCAATATTAAAAATACCTATTTTTGATTCTATTTTTGAAATAATTTGTATGTGAGTTGCTTTTTTTTCTTTAAGAATTTCTCTTATTTGGTTTACATTATCTGCTGAGTTTACGAAACTTGCAGCAATATAATCTATACCTTTATCAATACCAAACTTTATATCAGCAATATCTTTTTCGCTTAAAAAAGGTAATGAAAAATCAACACCAGGTAAGTTAATTCTTTTATTTGTTTTAACAACGTGTGTATTAAATGCTCTACACAATACAATACCACTTTCCACGTTTAAAACATTTAAAGTTAATTTACCATCATCAACTAAAACAGTGTCCCCTGGTTTTAAATCAAGACTCATGTCATAAGAAACTGTCATTTCAGTACCTTTACATTCTCTTTCTTGATATTCTTTTGAAGATGTATAAATTCTAACATCACTACCTGCTTTTATCTCTTGAGAACCATCAATCATTTTACCAACTCTTATTTCAGGCCCTTTAGTATCTAAAAGGATTGAAATTGGTTTACCTAATTCTTCTCTTAGCTCTAAACATGCTTTAATTTTTTGTTCATGTTCTTCATATTTACCATGAGAAAAATTCAATCTTACAACATTCATTCCTGATTCATATAATTTTCTTATTTCATCTTTACCATTAGTACTTGGTCCAATAGTTGTAATTATTTTTGTCCTTTTGATTTTTTTCTCAATTTTATTTGGTTCATAAAATTCTATAGTATTCATAATTCTTAATCCTTTCACTATATAGCTTTATTTATTTCTCTTATTTTTTGATATTCTTCTGATTTATCTTTTCTTGGCATATTTAATGTTGACTCAATATCTCTTGCAATAAGTTTATTTTCACTCATTCCAATATATAATCCACCTTTACCTGCAACTAATTGATCAACTGCAAATATACCAGCATTTACAGCTAAATATCTATCCATCCCGGTTGGTGAACCACCTCTTTGAACATGACCCAAAACTGTAGCTCTAGTTACATAACCAGATGCTGATTCAATTTTTTTAGCAAGTTCATGTGCATCTGGGTATATTTTCTCTGCTATTGCCACAATAACACTTCTTTTTTTCTTGTTAGCAAGTTCTTTAACTTGGTTAACAACCTCTTCTTCAGTTAAAAAACTTTCTTTTGTTGAAAATACTTCTGCTCCAGTTGCTATTGCAGCATATAAAGTTAAATCACCACAGCCATTTCCCATTATTTCTACAACACTACATCTATTGTGAGATTGCATTGTGTCTCTAATTGAATCAATTGATCTTATTACAGTATTTAATGCAGTATCAAATCCAACAGTATAATCAGATGAAACAATATCATTATCAATTGTTCCAGGTATACCTATACAATTAATACCCATTTTTGTTAGTTTTTCAGCTCCTTGATAACTTCCATCACCACCAATTACAACTAATGCTTCGATCCCTCTTTTTTTTAAATTATCAACTGCAACTTTTCTAATTTCTTCTTCTTTAAATTCAGGAAATCTAGCAGAACCTATAATAGTTCCACCTCTTGAAATAATATCATTTGCAAAAACTGTATCCACTTCTTCAATTCAGTCATTATAAAGTCCTTTATAACCATCTCTGATTACAAAAGGAGTTATTGATTTAGATATCGCTGCTTTTACAACTGAAGATATCGCTGCATTCATACCAGGAGCATCACCCCCAGATGTTAAAACACCAATTTTTTTTATCATTGTTTACCTCCAACTCTATATAAATAATAATAAACCTTATAAGAGATATTTTCAAAAATAGTTAAAATTTATGTATGATAAAATAAGATTGTAAAACTTGATAATTTTAAATTACCAAATATATAATTTAATATGATTTAAGTAATAGATTGTTATGTTTTAAAAATAAAATTATTAATATTTAAGTTTTAAAAAGTATAAACAAAACCAGTATTTTTATATTTGAATATTTTTTTTACTTTTTTTTAAAAGGTTATTCAATAAACTAATTTTGTATAATTAATTATTTTAAATATTTATTAAATAAACTTAAAGGTTTTATTTTTAAAAGTTTTTTGATATTTATTAAATATACAAAAAACTTGAAAGATTAAAATTAATGATTACTTAATAAGATTAAAAGCTAAAAAACAACCATATATAAACATCATAATATTTGAAAATGTTTATTTAGCTGTTTTTTTAATAATTCCCATAAAAAATTTTTTTATTAATTTATTTTTATTTATGTGCAATAAATATTTATAATGTTTGTTGTTTATAGTTAAAAAGTATTTCTAAACTACCGTAATTTTTTTCTGATTTTTCATATGAATTTAAATATCATCCATTGTAACTTTCATTAAATTCTAAATAAACATCTTTATTTGAAAAATTATAACCTGGATTTATTTTATTTCAAGCTTGAAGCACTTCATCTGTGCTAGGCTCTTTATTTGATCCTACTATTTCACCCAAATTTTTGTTTGCTTCTGCATTTCTTAAATTTAATTTTTCCACTTTCACATCTACAGTCTTGCTTATATTGCCATATACTAAGAGAATTTTTTAATCATAATCGATATTATTTCCAATAACTTTTAATCCAGTATATTTTATAGAATATTTATTTTCAGTTATTTTATCTATGCTAAGTATTTTAAGAAATTCTGAATCATAAGATGCTACACTTGCTTCTAAAACACTTTCATTAGCGTTAAATATCTCTAATTCCAAAGATTTAGTTTCATAAACAATCGCATCTGGTACAAAAATTCATTCTGAAAAACTTGGCTCAATTTGTGAATATGAATAAATCAAAGATACGCTACCATAAACATTTACATTGTCTGCTTTAGCTTTTAACTTTGCACTTTTTTTAGTTGGAATTCCATCAAATTCAACATCAGAGATATCAAAATATTTATTATTATTAACTTTAAATAGTTGAGTAGATAATTCTGTTAGCGACGGTGTGTTGTTTTTGCCGCTGAAATTTGATAAGTTTTTTTGTGTTATGTTATCTAAATTAAATTTTGTATTATCATTTTGGTTAGCTGCACCACAAGATACCAATATAGATAATGGTGAAAAAAAACATAGTGAGCTAAAAATCGATATTAATTTTTTCATAATTTCCTCCTTAATTATTATACACTAAAATGTTTATATTTTATCTTAGAAACTAAAACTTTAATTACTTTTGAAATAAAAAATTATTGTTATTTCTTTAAAATGCATCCAATTATATTATTTTTAATAATTAATTTAATTTTTTTCTTTATATTTTTTAACTAGATGATATATATTAAATAATATATGAAATTAATTAGAATTTAATAAATGTTTAATTTAAATTTATAATAAAAATGAATATTAAATGACTTTCATTATCAATTAGCATTAATTCAAATTATTGATTGTCTAAAAAACTTTAAATTTAATTAAACTAATATATTTAAATTATAGTTAAATATAATCACTTTTTTGATTAATTATTCAACAAATTTTATAACAAAAAATGATGAACTAAATTATAGATATTTTATAATTACGTAATATTTTACAATATTTTAAATAATATATATTTAGTATATATGACTTATCAAAAATCAATGATTATTCCATATTCATAATTTAAAAAAAATCATTAAAATAATAAAAAAAGCAGAATAAATCTGCTTAATTAAAACTCAAAGAAATCATCTCAAATCATTAAATAATAAATCAATATCTTTCTCACTTTTCTTTGCAATCTTTTGCTAGACTTTTTCATATCACTTGATAAATAAATAGAAAAAACTTTAAGATACTGATTTCATAATTCTTTATAAATATTTAGTATTTTTTTATTTGTATTCTCTACAGTTTCTTTTTCGGCAGTTATTAAATAATCTGAAGAAAGCAAAAATATATTATGTCTACTCTTTATGTTATAGTCAGTAAATAATAATCTTGTATTGTTTTTTTCAAACTTGACATGTTCAAATAAGTTTTCTAATATATCAAACTGTTTTATTAAAAAATGGTCTAAAAGTTTTTTGAACTTTTGTAAAGCTTCAATAATTGTTTCAAACATCCTTACAAAACCAGGTATTAATAATAAATGTATTGATATTATTCCTATCTCTCTAACCAATATATGATCTTCAAAGGCAGATAATATCTCAAACACAAATATTAATACAGATATAAAACTAAGAAAAATGTTTATTAAAACAAATTTGATTGAGTTTAGTTCAATTAATCTATAACTTTTAAAATTCTTACCCTCTTCAATTAAATCAATGTCTAAAACTTTTATTTTACGATAGTAATATTCAGTTGAAAATCAACCTATAAATGTGAATATTAATAATAAATAACCAGAAAATGCTAAATCAACATAATGTAATATATTACTTTTTATACAGAATTGATTTAATAGTACTAAAAAAATTAATATAAAAAACAAGATAATATTTATCAAAAAATTATAGAAAGATACCTTTTTTGTAATAAACATTTTTTTTAAAATATTATTATTCTTATTGATTTTTTCTAAATAAACTTTTTCCATATTACCACTCTCAATCTGTTAATTTTTCAACATTACAAGTTGCAATAAATGGAAGATTTCTCAAGCGCTCTTGATAATCTAATCCGAAACCTATTAAAAATTCATCTCCAAATTCAAAACCATTTCAATCAGGTTTTAAATCAACAATTATTTTATTTGGTTTTGATGCTAAAGTAACAACTTTTACTTCCTTAGCTCCTAGACCTAGTATATGTTCTTTAATAAAACTTAATGTAATACCAGAGTCAATTATGTCTTCAATTAATAAAACATGTGCACCTTCTACATTAATTTTTATATCGTTAATAATTTTTGGTTT contains:
- the pyk gene encoding pyruvate kinase, with protein sequence MKKLDDKIKRTKIITTLGPSVHSKDAIKELFDRGMNTIRLNFSHADFQEHGERIEWVKELRKEMNKPISILLDTKGPEIRIGKMKDGKQLIKAGTVVTVYTDPKDFSTRECSNEELQMSYDMSQDLKPGDSVLVDDGKLTMFVEKVEKYKVICKAFNTHVVKTNKRVNLPGIEFTLPFLAEKDYNDIKFGIEQGIDYIAASFVNSADNVNEIREILKANDALNVQIISKIESQVGCDNIDSIIEASDGIMVARGDLGLEIPYYEVPYWEKQIIRKCREKGKIVIVATQMLESMTDNPQPTRAEVTDVYYATELGADATMLSGESANGDFPFITVETMATINKRAEMEFYSKLYYEKQLENAQKTTSGKRADIANQLANTTISGKYDFAVVASRTGELLKTISKFRPNVTILGVCDNEKIWNAFGAWHSIFMNKVNDLNAFISDEKAIIDIAKSWGVKEGTKILFVRNENIKELQVK
- the pyk gene encoding pyruvate kinase; its protein translation is MNTIEFYEPNKIEKKIKRTKIITTIGPSTNGKDEIRKLYESGMNVVRLNFSHGKYEEHEQKIKACLELREELGKPISILLDTKGPEIRVGKMIDGSQEIKAGSDVRIYTSSKEYQERECKGTEMTVSYDMSLDLKPGDTVLVDDGKLTLNVLNVESGIVLCRAFNTHVVKTNKRINLPGVDFSLPFLSEKDIADIKFGIDKGIDYIAASFVNSADNVNQIREILKEKKATHIQIISKIESKIGIFNIDSIVEASDGIMIARGDLGLEIPYYEVPYWEKQIIRKCRKAGKIAIVATQMLESMTDNPQPTRAEVTDVYYATELGADATMLSGESATGIYPFITTQTMATINKRAELSYYGKIYYDRALEIARSTSSGKRAEIADELANITRNGKYEFAVILSRTGELLKTISKFRPNVTILGVCQEENLWNAFGAWHSIFMNKVDDIDKCWTNQEEINEIARFWGVKKGEEFLVVRSEEIKVCKL
- the pfkA gene encoding 6-phosphofructokinase, which encodes MIKKIGVLTSGGDAPGMNAAISSVVKAAISKSITPFVIRDGYKGLYNDWIEEVDTVFANDIISRGGTIIGSARFPEFKEEEIRKVAVDNLKKRGIEALVVIGGDGSYQGAEKLTKMGINCIGIPGTIDNDIVSSDYTVGFDTALNTVIRSIDSIRDTMQSHNRCSVVEIMGNGCGDLTLYAAIATGAEVFSTKESFLTEEEVVNQVKELANKKKRSVIVAIAEKIYPDAHELAKKIESASGYVTRATVLGHVQRGGSPTGMDRYLAVNAGIFAVDQLVAGKGGLYIGMSENKLIARDIESTLNMPRKDKSEEYQKIREINKAI
- the hpt gene encoding hypoxanthine phosphoribosyltransferase; protein product: MTNHPLVKEVLVDRNKIDSKIKELAHNISNYYKSIQYKNNTVITVGLLKGCVPFMAGLLKDLEFNCITEYMIVSSYEGNTTNIQKPKIINDIKINVEGAHVLLIEDIIDSGITLSFIKEHILGLGAKEVKVVTLASKPNKIIVDLKPDWNGFEFGDEFLIGFGLDYQERLRNLPFIATCNVEKLTDWEW